The following are from one region of the Oncorhynchus tshawytscha isolate Ot180627B linkage group LG24, Otsh_v2.0, whole genome shotgun sequence genome:
- the LOC112223549 gene encoding ATP-dependent RNA helicase DHX8, with amino-acid sequence MSHIGDNELEQLEYLSLVSKVCTELDNHLGISDKDLAEFVISLAEKQPTFDGFKSLLLKNGAEFTDSLVGNLLRLIQTMRPPPKASSSKAFEPVVKQKSDKDKLKELFPALCRPDDPAPKAILDEDDVKIADAAMKELEMFMPSVSRSDSKSKSRSDKKRRHSRSRSRDRDRRRRHRSRSRSRSRSRSRDRDRQRERDRERDRDRGKKRASRWSERSRTPSPHRDRDRDTNEGSDRWKDKHVDRPPPEEPTVGDIFNGKITSIMQFGCFVQLEGLRKRWEGLVHISELRREGRVANVADVVQKGQRVKIKVLSFTGSKTSLSMKDVDQETGEDLNPNRRRNQGPDGEEEKIMRNPDRPTNLNLGHAPELEDDTLERKRLTKISDPEKWEIKQMIAANVLSKEEFPDFDEETGILPKVDDEEDEDLEIELVEEEPPFLRGHTKQSMDMSPVKIVKNPDGSLSQAAMMQSALAKERREVKQCQREAEMDSIPMGLNKHWVDPLPDVDGRQIAANMRGIGMMPTDIPEWKKHAFGGNKASYGKKTAMSILEQRESLPIYKLKEQLIQAVHDNQILIVIGETGSGKTTQITQYLAEAGYTTRGKIGCTQPRRVAAMSVAKRVSEEYGCCLGQEVGYTIRFEDCTSPETVIKYMTDGMLLRECLIDPDLGQYAIIMLDEAHERTIHTDVLFGLLKKTVQKRTDMKLIVTSATLDAVKFSQYFYEAPIFTIPGRTYPVEVLYTKEPETDYLDASLITVMQIHLTEPPGDVLVFLTGQEEIDTACEILYERMKSLGPEVPELIILPVYSALPSEMQTRIFDPAPPGSRKVVIATNIAETSLTIDGIYYVVDPGFVKQKVYNSKTGIDQLVVTPISQAQAKQRAGRAGRTGPGKTYRLYTERAYRDEMLTTNVPEIQRTNLASTVLSLKAMGINDLLSFDFMDAPPMETLITAMEQLYTLGSLDDEGLLTRLGRRMAEFPLEPMLCKMLIMSVHLGCSEEMLTIVSMLSVQNVFYRPKDKQALADQKKAKFHQAEGDHLTLLAVYNSWKNNKFSNPWCYENFIQARSLRRAQDIRKQMLGIMDRHKLDVVTCGKATVRVQKAICSGFFRNAAKKDPQEGYRTLIDQQVVYIHPSSALFNRQPEWVVYHELVLTTKEYMREVTTIDPRWLVEFSPAFFKVSDPTRLSKQKKQQRLEPLYNRYEEPNAWRISRAFRRR; translated from the exons ATGTCACACATCGGTGATAACGAGCTAGAACAACTGGAATACCTCTCGTTGGTATCCAAAGTGTGCACAGAACTCGACAACCATTTGGGGATAAGTGATAAAGATCTAG CTGAGTTTGTCATCAGCCTTGCTGAAAAGCAACCAACATTTGATGGATTCAAATCACTTCTGCTGAAAAATGGAGCAGAATTCACA GATTCACTCGTCGGCAATTTGCTCAGACTTATTCAAACGATGCGGCCTCCACCAAAGGCATCTTCAAGCAAAG CCTTTGAACCTGTGGTCAAGCAGAAGAGTGACAAGGACAAGCTGAAGGAATTGTTTCCTGCATTATGCAGGCCAGACGATCCTGCTCCCAAG GCCATATTGGATGAAGACGATGTGAAGATCGCCGACGCTGCCATGAAGGAGTTGGAGATGTTCATGCCCAGTGTGAGCAGATCAGACTCAAAGAGCAAGAGCAG GTCGGACAAAAAGAGGAGGCACAGCAGAAGTCGGAGCCGAGACCGGGACAGGAGGCGGCGTCACCGTTCTCGGTCCCGCTCACGCTCTAGGTCTCGCTCTAGGGACCGGGaccgtcagagagagagagaccgtgagcGGGACCGCGACCGTGGTAAGAAACGTGCGTCTCGCTGGAGTGAGCGCAGCCGTACCCCCAGCCCccacagagaccgagacagggaCACAAACGAAGGCTCGGACCGGTGGAAGGACAAACACGTGGACCGCCCTCCACCAGAGGAGCCTACTGTAGGGGACATCTTCAATGGCAAAATCACCAGCATCATGCAGTTTGGCTGCTTCGTGCAACTGGAAGGGCTGAG GAAACGCTGGGAGGGCTTAGTCCATATCTCCGAGCTGCGCAGAGAGGGACGCGTTGCCAATGTGGCTGATGTGGTCCAGAAAGGTCAAAGGGTCAAGATCAAGGTGCTGTCCTTCACTGGCTCCAAGACCAGTCTCAGTATGAAG GATGTAGACCAGGAAACAGGGGAGGACCTGAACCCCAACCGGAGGAGGAACCAGGGCCCTGATGGTGAGGAGGAGAAAATCATGAGGAACCCTGACCGCCCAACCAACCTCAACCTGGGCCACGCCCCTGAGTTGGAGGACGACACACTGGAGCGCAAGAGGCTGACCAAGATATCTGACCCCGAGAAGTGGGAGATCAAACAG ATGATTGCTGCTAATGTTCTTTCTAAAGAGGAGTTCCCTGACTTTGATGAGGAGACCGGTATCCTCCCCAAAGTAGATGACGAAGAAG ACGAGGACCTGGAGATTGAGCTGGTGGAGGAGGAGCCTCCGTTCCTGAGAGGACACACTAAACAGAGTATGGACATGAGCCCTGTCAAGATTGTCAAG AATCCAGACGGCTCGCTGTCCCAGGCAGCCATGATGCAGAGTGCTTTGgctaaggagaggagggaagtgaAGCAGTGTCAGCGAGAGGCCGAGATGGACTCCATCCCCATGGGCCTGAACAAACACTGGGTAGACCCCCTGCCTGACG TTGATGGGAGACAGATTGCAGCCAACATGAGAGGCATCGGCATGATGCCAACTGACATCCCGGAGTGGAAGAAACATGCCTTTGGGGGCAACAAGGCCTCTTATGGCAAAAAGACAGCGATGTCCatcctggagcagagagagagcctgCCCATCTACAAGCTGAAAGAGCAGCTCATACAG GCTGTCCACGATAACCAGATCCTGATTGTTATTGGAGAGACTGGCTCTGGGAAAACCACCCAGATTACCCAGTACCTGGCCGAGGCAGGCTACACCACTCGGGGGAAGATCGGCTGCACTCAGCCCCGTCGTGTGGCAGCCATGTCTGTGGCCAAGAGAGTCTCTGAAGAGTACGGTTGCTGTCTGGGCCAGGAG GTTGGATACACCATTCGTTTTGAGGACTGCACCAGCCCTGAGACAGTGATTAAGTACATGACGGATGGTATGTTGCTGAGAGAGTGTCTGATAGATCCGGACCTTGGCCAGTACGCCATTATCATGTTGGATGAGGCCCACGAGAGGACCATCCATACCGACGTACTCTTCGGTCTGCTCAAGAAG acgGTGCAgaaacgcacagacatgaaactcATTGTGACTTCGGCCACACTTGATGCCGTCAAATTCTCTCAGTACTTCTACGAAGCGCCCATCTTCACCATCCCAGGGCGTACCTACCCAGTGGAGGTGCTCTACACCAAAGAGCCGGAGACAGACTACCTGGATGCCAGTCTCATCACCGTCATGCAGATCCACCTGACTGAGCCCCCGG GTGATGTCCTGGTGTTTCTGACGGGCCAGGAGGAGATCGACACCGCTTGTGAGATCTTGTATGAACGGATGAAGTCACTGGGACCTGAAGTGCCTGAACTCATCATCCTACCGGTCTACTCCGCCCTGCCCAGCGAGATGCAGACCCGTATCTTTGACCCTGCTCCCCCCGGCAGCAGAAAGGTCGTCATTGCCACTAACATTGCTGAGACGTCTCTGACCATCGACGGTATCTACTATGTGGTGGACCCAGGCTTTGTGAAGCAAAAGGTGTACAACTCCAAGACTGGTATTGACCAGCTGGTGGTGACCCCCATCTCACAG GCCCAAGCCAAGCAGCGGGCTGGAAGAGCTGGAAGAACTGGTCCAGGGAAGACCTACAGGCTGTACACAGAGAGAGCCTACAGAGACGAGATGCTCACCACCAACGTGCCTGAGATCCAGAGAACTAACTTGGCCAGCACGGTGCTGTCTCTCAAG GCTATGGGCATCAATGACCTGCTGTCGTTTGACTTCATGGACGCGCCACCCATGGAGACGCTGATCACGGCCATGGAGCAGCTCTACACTCTGGGGTCTCTGGACGATGAAGGGTTGCTCACTCGCCTTGGACGCAGG ATGGCAGAGTTCCCTCTGGAGCCCATGCTGTGTAAGATGCTGATCATGTCCGTCCACCTGGGCTGCAGTGAGGAGATGCTCACCATTGTCTCCATGCTGTCTGTGCAGAACGTCTTCTACAGGCCCAAG GACAAGCAGGCCCTGGCTGACCAGAAGAAGGCCAAGTTCCACCAGGCCGAAGGAGACCACCTTACCCTGCTGGCTGTGTATAACTCCTGGAAGAACAACAAGTTCTCCAACCCTTGGTGCTACGAGAACTTCATCCAGGCCCGCTCCTTGCGCAGAGCCCAGGACATCCGCAAACAGATGTTGGGCATCATGGACAG ACATAAACTGGACGTGGTGACTTGTGGAAAGGCCACAGTGCGTGTACAGAAGGCCATCTGCAGTGGTTTCTTCCGGAACGCAGCCAAAAAGGATCCCCAGGAAGGCTACCGTACCCTCATTGACCAGCAGGTGGTGTACATCCACCCCTCCAGTGCCCTGTTCAACCGCCAGCCTGAGTG GGTGGTGTACCACGAGCTGGTGCTGACCACGAAAGAGTACATGAGGGAGGTGACCACCATTGACCCACGCTGGCTGGTAGAGTTCTCGCCGGCCTTCTTCAAAGTGTCCGACCCCACGCGCCTCAGCAAACAGAAGAAGCAGCAGCGCCTCGAGCCCCTCTACAACCGCTACGAAGAGCCCAACGCATGGAGAATCTCCCGCGCCTTCCGTCGGCGCTAG